Genomic DNA from Alkalihalobacterium alkalinitrilicum:
CGTTCACTTTTTCATTTAATTCATTCATCATTATAGTCCCCCGTTAATCTTTTGTTGCTCTATATTTTTATGTATTCATTAACGTCGAACTATATTATATCATAATTGTAAAACGTCAATAAACACGTTTACAAAAAGTCACTATCATTTCATTTTGGAAATTTTACCTTTTTTTATGAAATACTAAAAGAAAGCAGGGGAATCCTGCTTTTTTTTTTCTAAACCTCAGTATCCATCTCACCATGACTCGTCTGAATAACGGCCTTACCTCTTACCTTAATAGCAGAAGTATGTTCAGTAAATTGGGCAATCATAATTTCACCTTTATCTAATTTTTCGAGATGGTGAAACCTCGTATCAGATCCCCTCGTTAAACCGATTACATTAACGCCGTCTTCTTTTGCCTTAATCAATATAAAATCTTGTCCCGAACTCATCAAAAGCCCTCCCCTTGAAAGTCTATAGTTTTTAAGAGCTTTAATAACACAACTATCCCTTATTCAATACCATTTGTCAATGACATAAAGGCTTATCCTTTAATAAAGGACAATACTTCCGCACGGGCTGTTGCGTCTTCAGAAAATGTTCCTCTTACCGCAGATGTCACTGTTTTAGAACCTGGTTTTTTCACCCCGCGCATCGTCATACACATATGTTCCGCTTCAACAACGACGATCACACCATGAGGATCTAGCTCTTTCACCAAAGTATCTGCAATGGTTGAAGTAATTCGTTCTTGTAATTGTGGTCTCTTAGCAACTGCATCTACTGCACGAGCAAGTTTACTTAACCCTGTTACTTTTCCACCTCTAGGGATATACCCAACATGGGCTTGTCCATAAAAAGGAACTAAATGGTGTTCACACATGGAAAAGAAAGGAATATCTTTAACAAGAACAATTTCTTCATGATCTTCACCAAAAATGGTTTCAAAGTGTTTTGCTGGATCCTCATTTAACCCACTAAACACTTCCTGATACATTTTTGCAACACGTTTTGGTGTATCCAATAAGCCTTCACGATTCGGGTCTTCACCGATCGCTTCTAATATCATCGTAACACCTTGTTTAATTTTTTCTAAGTCAAAATTATTATTCAATTTATATGCCTCCATTCAACACTTTAGGTAAAATCACAATATGTAAGCTTAGGAAATTTTAGCATAAGCCTCGTGTCAAAGCAAAAAAAATGTATTTAAAGAACGTGCTTCTTTGACAAAAATCGCGGAAAGTTTTTCTTTTTTTTACTATCATCTTTGAAAGAATATAAAAGCAAGTAAAAAACAGTGCCTCACACCTTTAGTTCACTAAAAGTGTGGGACACTGTATATCATAGTTTTTAGAGGATAATGGCTATTAAACCGCCAGAACCTTCATTGATAATTCTTTCTAACGTTTCTTTTAATTTATAGCGAGCATTCTCTGGCATAAGTGAAAGTTTTGCTTGGATTCCTTCACGAACGATGGAATTTAGTGATCTTCCGAAAATATCAGACTCCCAGATTGATAGTGGATTATCTTCGAAGTCTTGCATTAAATAGCGAACAAGCTCTTCGCTCTG
This window encodes:
- the mtrB gene encoding trp RNA-binding attenuation protein MtrB; this encodes MSSGQDFILIKAKEDGVNVIGLTRGSDTRFHHLEKLDKGEIMIAQFTEHTSAIKVRGKAVIQTSHGEMDTEV
- the folE gene encoding GTP cyclohydrolase I FolE; the protein is MNNNFDLEKIKQGVTMILEAIGEDPNREGLLDTPKRVAKMYQEVFSGLNEDPAKHFETIFGEDHEEIVLVKDIPFFSMCEHHLVPFYGQAHVGYIPRGGKVTGLSKLARAVDAVAKRPQLQERITSTIADTLVKELDPHGVIVVVEAEHMCMTMRGVKKPGSKTVTSAVRGTFSEDATARAEVLSFIKG